ATAATGGCTTTAAGAGCACTGAATGTTCACTTGTCCTTAGTTCTAGATGGgactattttggttgagttgtgtgtaaagccaTGTTTGCTACAGCAAATACAGGAAGCACAGATAAAGGATGAGAAGTTGATGTCTATCTTAGGCAGAGTTAAAAAGGGGAAGCAAACTGACTATGAGTTAAAGGAAGATGGGTGCTTATACTACAAAGGTAAAATATGTGTACCAGGAGATGAATAACTGACGAAAAATATTCGGAAAGAGGTAcatagtagcttccatgctatgcacccaggaagtaccaagatgtatcatgatctgaaggcaCATTATTGGGggcctagaatgaagaaagagattggtgattttgtagcaaaatgtttgacatgccagcaggttaaggctgagcatcaggttccatcagggttgttg
This sequence is a window from Hevea brasiliensis isolate MT/VB/25A 57/8 chromosome 10, ASM3005281v1, whole genome shotgun sequence. Protein-coding genes within it:
- the LOC131169360 gene encoding uncharacterized protein LOC131169360, which codes for MQRFPLERLQKYGVIDFKGKKEDDPAAAEYWLEWTERVLQQLHCIVEQQLECALALLQEEANVVADALSRKAIMALRALNVHLSLVLDGTILVELCVKPCLLQQIQEAQIKDEKLMSILGRVKKGKQTDYELKEDGCLYYKGKICVPGDE